The following proteins are encoded in a genomic region of Phalacrocorax carbo chromosome 2, bPhaCar2.1, whole genome shotgun sequence:
- the ANKRD46 gene encoding ankyrin repeat domain-containing protein 46 isoform X1: MSYVFVNDSSQTNVPLLQACIDGDFNYSKRLLESGFDPNIRDSRGRTGLHLAAARGNVDICQLLHKFGADLLATDYQGNTALHLCGHVDTIQFLVSNGLKIDICNHQGATPLVLAKRRGVNKDVIRLLESLEEQEVKGFNRGAHSKLETMQTAESESAMESHSLLNPNLQQGEGVFSSFRTTWQEFVEDLGFWRVLLLIIVIALLSLGIAYYVSGVLPFVENQPELVH; this comes from the exons ATGTCCTACGTTTTTGTAAACGACTCTTCCCAGACAAATGTGCCACTGCTGCAGGCTTGCATTGATGGAGATTTTAACTATTCCAAACGACTGTTAGAGAGTGGTTTCGACCCAAATATTCGTGACAGCCGAGGCCGAACTGGCCTTCACCTTGCTGCAGCAAGAGGAAATGTAGACATCTGTCAACTCTTGCATAAATTTGGTGCTGACTTACTAGCCACCGATTACCAAGGTAATACAGCCCTTCACCTGTGTGGGCATGTGGATACCATCCAGTTCCTAGTTTCTAATGGACTTAAAATTGATATTTG CAATCACCAAGGTGCAACACCACTTGTTCTTGCAAAACGAAGGGGTGTGAATAAAGATGTGATTAGACTGCTGGAATCTTTGGAGGAGCAAGAGGTGAAAGGATTTAACAGAGGAGCTCACTCAAAGCTGGAAACAATGCAAACTGCTGAAAGCGAAAg TGCAATGGAAAGCCATTCCCTCCTTAATCCAAACCTACAGCAAGGTGAAGGAGTTTTTTCCAGTTTCCGCACAACATGGCAAGAGTTTGTGGAAGACCTGGGCTTCTGGAGGGTGCTGCTCCTCATCATTGTCATTGCTCTTCTGTCACTTGGAATAGCATACTATGTTAGTGGGGTGCTTCCTTTTGTAGAAAACCAGCCTGAACTGGTGCACTGA